One Alteromonas sp. KC3 DNA segment encodes these proteins:
- a CDS encoding vWA domain-containing protein, translating into MDFSVLPSFLQLGDFHFLRPVWFFALIPLLLLLIWLKRNVATQSGWQAVIPPHLYQHMIIGKTEKGQRPPLWMLALVWFISVVALAGPTWERLPQPVYQLKMGHVIVLDMSLSMRATDMTPDRLTRAKYKAIDLVNALGEGEMGLVAYAGDAFVISPLTEDANNITALLPSLSPEIMPVPGSDPLLGIESAAQLLNNAGYNSGMIYWITDGIDFQQQKELQEYVSSIPFTVNALTVGTSQGAPIRQLSGELLKDASGSIVIPKLNNSAVSGVVKASGGSFETFTSNDNDINALASLSLSQRKASDEEKQEDNNQGDQWKEVGAYLVLAMLPFAALAFRKGLLFILLVGILSPTLPVPAHAQQNTNVAPPLAERSAETSLSWWQKPFLNDDQEAHSYYENERFEDASSQFNDPSWKASALYKSGDYEKALDAYNAIEGADSLYNQGNALAKLGRFEEAIEKYSEALSLAPDMHDAASNKALLEELLKQQEQQNQDNQQSDDQQQDSDDSQSSEQNGENDQPKDGSEQQQNQNSDGQNQQDNNDDAQQDNGQDQNQQKEQSQSRESEQQDQDDKDASQQQDDTDDSNDEQQQAENRESQQDQNANAEAMQAQQGELTDAEKEELQRMESLMRRVPDDPAFLLKRKMQLEAQKRQRQRMPSNRSDW; encoded by the coding sequence ATGGATTTTTCGGTTTTACCTTCGTTTTTACAATTAGGTGACTTTCACTTTTTACGACCGGTCTGGTTTTTCGCATTGATACCTTTGTTATTATTGCTTATCTGGTTAAAGCGTAATGTTGCTACGCAGTCGGGCTGGCAAGCGGTCATCCCACCCCATTTGTACCAACATATGATTATTGGCAAAACAGAGAAAGGACAGCGCCCCCCGCTTTGGATGCTCGCCTTGGTGTGGTTTATAAGCGTAGTTGCATTGGCAGGCCCTACGTGGGAACGACTTCCACAGCCTGTTTATCAATTAAAAATGGGGCATGTGATAGTGCTAGATATGTCACTATCGATGCGCGCCACTGACATGACACCCGACAGACTCACCCGTGCAAAGTACAAAGCCATAGATCTCGTCAATGCGCTTGGCGAGGGAGAAATGGGGCTTGTTGCTTACGCGGGTGATGCCTTCGTTATTTCCCCCCTAACTGAAGATGCGAATAACATAACAGCACTATTGCCTAGTCTATCGCCAGAGATCATGCCAGTACCGGGCAGTGATCCTTTATTAGGCATTGAAAGCGCAGCACAACTGCTAAATAACGCAGGCTATAACTCAGGAATGATTTACTGGATTACAGACGGTATCGACTTTCAGCAACAAAAAGAGTTACAAGAGTATGTCTCGTCTATTCCCTTCACTGTAAATGCACTTACAGTGGGAACCTCACAAGGTGCTCCAATACGTCAATTAAGTGGTGAGCTACTAAAAGACGCCTCGGGCAGTATTGTCATTCCTAAACTCAACAATAGTGCGGTAAGTGGCGTTGTTAAGGCAAGCGGCGGTTCATTTGAAACATTCACGTCAAATGACAATGATATAAACGCCCTAGCCTCACTTTCTCTATCGCAGAGAAAAGCGTCAGATGAAGAGAAGCAAGAAGACAACAACCAAGGAGATCAATGGAAAGAAGTGGGCGCCTATTTGGTACTCGCGATGCTTCCGTTTGCAGCGTTGGCGTTTAGAAAAGGGCTACTGTTTATCTTGCTAGTGGGAATACTTAGTCCAACATTACCAGTGCCCGCGCATGCGCAGCAAAATACGAACGTTGCCCCCCCCCTTGCAGAGCGCAGTGCAGAGACTTCGCTTTCTTGGTGGCAAAAACCTTTTTTGAACGACGACCAAGAAGCGCATTCTTATTATGAAAATGAACGCTTTGAAGATGCTTCGAGCCAATTTAACGATCCTTCTTGGAAAGCCTCTGCACTGTACAAATCTGGCGATTACGAAAAAGCACTTGATGCGTATAACGCTATTGAGGGCGCAGATAGCTTGTATAACCAGGGCAACGCGTTGGCTAAATTAGGGCGCTTTGAAGAGGCAATTGAGAAATACAGTGAAGCACTGTCTCTTGCACCAGATATGCATGATGCAGCATCGAATAAGGCGCTTCTTGAAGAGCTTTTGAAGCAACAAGAACAGCAGAATCAAGACAATCAGCAATCTGATGATCAACAGCAAGATAGCGATGACAGTCAGTCAAGTGAGCAAAATGGTGAGAATGACCAACCTAAGGATGGGAGCGAGCAACAACAGAACCAAAATAGTGATGGGCAAAATCAACAAGATAATAATGACGATGCTCAACAAGATAATGGTCAAGACCAGAATCAACAAAAAGAGCAGTCACAATCGCGAGAGAGTGAACAGCAGGATCAGGATGATAAAGATGCCTCGCAACAACAAGATGACACTGATGATTCAAATGATGAACAGCAACAAGCAGAAAATCGTGAGTCTCAGCAAGACCAAAACGCCAATGCTGAGGCAATGCAAGCTCAGCAAGGCGAACTAACGGATGCCGAAAAAGAAGAACTACAACGAATGGAAAGTTTAATGCGACGCGTGCCAGACGACCCTGCCTTTTTGCTTAAACGCAAGATGCAATTAGAAGCACAAAAACGTCAACGACAGCGCATGCCTTCAAACCGGAGTGATTGGTAA
- a CDS encoding vWA domain-containing protein, whose product MLEFSWWWVFFALPLPFIVRLIVPKTADTQLAALRVPALRPREAVSDNVIAKRTFPMVISALIWLLLVTAAARPQWLGDPISIPNEGREMMLAVDLSGSMKIDDMQLNGRQVNRLTMTKSVVYDFIQRRVGDRIGLILFADTAYVQAPLTYDRDTVSTLLSEAVIGLVGEQTAIGDAIGLAVKRFDEREESNNVLILLTDGQNTAGNITPEQAKELAINKGVKVYTIGVGADKMLIQSFFGSRQINPSQELDEDMLTDIATSTGGQYFRARNAQELQAIYQQLDELEPIEGEARKMRPLTALFYYPLALALFLSLCWVFGAIAASTFHAINQKRGLRNDKSMDSEVTR is encoded by the coding sequence ATGCTTGAGTTTTCTTGGTGGTGGGTATTTTTTGCGCTTCCCCTTCCTTTTATTGTTCGATTGATTGTGCCAAAAACAGCAGATACTCAGCTAGCAGCGCTAAGAGTTCCTGCGCTTCGACCACGTGAAGCGGTATCTGATAATGTCATCGCCAAACGCACATTCCCAATGGTGATAAGCGCGCTAATTTGGCTTTTGTTAGTTACTGCTGCCGCTCGGCCACAATGGTTAGGTGACCCCATTAGTATTCCCAATGAAGGCCGTGAAATGATGCTGGCAGTCGATTTATCAGGCAGTATGAAAATAGATGACATGCAACTCAACGGCCGTCAGGTTAATCGACTAACTATGACGAAGTCAGTTGTTTATGACTTTATTCAACGACGCGTTGGCGACCGTATTGGTCTAATACTCTTTGCAGACACGGCGTACGTTCAAGCGCCTTTGACGTACGACAGAGACACGGTTTCAACCCTATTGAGTGAGGCCGTAATAGGCCTGGTCGGTGAGCAAACCGCTATTGGTGATGCAATTGGTCTAGCAGTGAAGCGTTTTGACGAACGAGAAGAGTCAAATAACGTACTGATATTACTGACCGATGGTCAAAATACGGCTGGTAATATCACGCCTGAACAGGCCAAAGAACTGGCAATCAACAAAGGCGTGAAAGTGTACACCATTGGTGTAGGGGCAGATAAAATGCTGATACAAAGTTTTTTTGGCAGCAGACAAATCAACCCGTCTCAAGAGCTTGACGAAGACATGCTAACCGATATTGCAACATCAACAGGTGGTCAATACTTCAGAGCTCGCAACGCACAAGAACTGCAGGCTATTTATCAACAGCTCGATGAATTAGAACCGATAGAGGGTGAAGCGAGAAAAATGCGCCCGCTAACAGCACTCTTTTACTACCCATTAGCGTTAGCACTTTTCCTGTCTTTATGCTGGGTTTTTGGCGCAATAGCAGCAAGCACTTTTCACGCTATAAACCAAAAGCGTGGATTGCGTAACGATAAGTCCATGGACAGTGAGGTGACAAGATAA